One part of the uncultured Bacteroides sp. genome encodes these proteins:
- the dusB gene encoding tRNA dihydrouridine synthase DusB, with the protein MKIGSIDLGERPIFLAPMEDVTDIAFRLLCKQFGADMVYTEFISSDALVRFVNKTTQKLTICDEERPVAMQIYGREVEPMVEAAKIVEAAKPDILDINFGCPVKKVAGKGAGAGMLQNIPKMLEITKAVVDAVNIPVTVKTRLGWDSNSKVIVELAEQLQDCGVAALTIHGRTRSQMYTGEADWTLIGEVKNNPRMHIPIIGNGDITTPQQVKEYFDRYGVDAIMVGRATFGRPWIFKEIKHYLETGEELPPLSFEWKMDVLREQTKQSIERLDERRGIIHVRRHLAASPLFKGIPNFRDTRIAMLRADTQEALFEIFDKIVQEHA; encoded by the coding sequence ATGAAAATTGGCTCTATAGATTTAGGGGAACGCCCCATATTCCTTGCTCCCATGGAGGACGTTACAGATATTGCTTTCCGACTGCTGTGCAAGCAATTCGGGGCAGACATGGTATATACAGAGTTTATCTCTAGCGATGCACTGGTGCGTTTTGTGAATAAAACCACCCAGAAGCTCACCATTTGTGATGAAGAGCGCCCGGTTGCCATGCAAATTTACGGACGGGAAGTAGAACCGATGGTTGAAGCAGCTAAGATTGTCGAGGCAGCAAAGCCCGATATTCTGGATATAAACTTTGGTTGCCCCGTGAAAAAGGTAGCAGGTAAAGGTGCCGGAGCAGGTATGCTTCAGAACATTCCTAAAATGCTCGAGATAACTAAAGCTGTGGTAGATGCGGTTAATATTCCTGTTACAGTTAAGACTCGTCTTGGCTGGGATAGCAACAGCAAGGTTATTGTAGAACTTGCCGAGCAATTACAAGATTGTGGTGTTGCAGCTCTTACCATTCACGGCAGAACAAGAAGCCAGATGTATACAGGTGAAGCCGACTGGACTCTCATTGGTGAAGTGAAGAATAACCCTCGCATGCATATCCCGATTATTGGTAACGGAGACATAACAACTCCCCAACAAGTAAAGGAATATTTTGACCGCTATGGCGTAGACGCTATTATGGTTGGTCGCGCAACCTTTGGCCGTCCGTGGATATTCAAAGAGATAAAGCATTATCTTGAAACCGGAGAGGAACTTCCTCCTTTATCTTTTGAGTGGAAGATGGATGTTCTGCGTGAACAAACAAAGCAAAGCATTGAAAGACTTGATGAACGTAGGGGAATTATCCATGTGCGCAGGCATCTGGCAGCATCTCCATTATTTAAAGGCATTCCAAACTTCAGGGATACTCGTATTGCAATGCTCAGAGCAGATACACAGGAAGCTCTCTTTGAAATATTTGATAAGATAGTTCAGGAACATGCATAA
- a CDS encoding TonB-dependent receptor yields MGKRFSLKFNVCFTLFLLLGVLIANADTGFGKIKGFVKNTKNKPLQNVNVAIQGTSVNAISNNSGEFTLDNVQSGSNTLVVTMIGYGTQKKQITISSGEITECSFMLDDNTYNLNEVTITSSKQIYNPKEISSSLRLGTPILNIPQNVQVIDQSLLADQQVNSMLEGVSRNVSGVRRMEHWDTYALLYMRGSQVAAFRNGMNVQMPWGPLAEDMSMVDRIEFVKGPAGFMLASGEPSGFYNIVTKKPTGNTKGSTSTSLGSNDLYRAALDVDGILTKDKKLLVRLNMMGQSAGSHRPYEWSKKYIIAPVLSYNFDDKTSLTAEYTYQHQQMSVVGSSYVFGLNGYGELPYDFTTVEPNLDPTSINDHSLFLTLNHQFNKDWKFTGQLAYLNFNQKGSSLWPTSLDLDGTLHRRLTIWDAFNEAKLGQFFVNGKVTTGGINHRILAGLDMGSKNYIADWGQAFDLEGSVPFNIYNLQHGTLTASTLPKFDRSLSLRARAGNNIVNQNYTALYVQDELGFFNDILRVTLAGRVTRNKTSSYGSNTDDTKFTPRVGVSAAVDKSTSVYGLYDQAFVPQTGTDYTGKAFDPITGNNLEFGIKKNWFDGYWNSTVSVYRITKNNVLTTDENHPQYSVQLGQSRTQGVEFDLKGRLFKGMNVIFNYAYTDSKVTKDADINKVGQSMAGTTKHITNGWVNYTIQEGALANLGFSLGYQWQLDRSAWYVFSGTNSELPDYFRMDGAVSWKKDKISLSLNVNNLLNDYLYSGSPYGNFYYWQTEPLRNFRLNLTYNF; encoded by the coding sequence ATGGGAAAGAGATTTAGTTTAAAATTCAACGTTTGTTTTACTTTGTTTTTATTGCTTGGCGTGTTAATAGCTAATGCTGATACTGGATTTGGTAAAATTAAAGGCTTTGTGAAGAATACAAAAAATAAGCCTCTTCAGAATGTTAACGTTGCAATACAAGGCACATCTGTAAATGCTATATCCAATAATTCCGGAGAATTCACTCTGGATAATGTTCAATCAGGCAGTAATACGTTGGTTGTAACAATGATAGGTTATGGAACTCAGAAGAAGCAAATAACAATTTCATCAGGAGAAATTACTGAATGCAGTTTTATGCTGGATGATAATACTTATAACCTTAATGAGGTAACAATTACATCCTCGAAACAAATTTATAATCCAAAAGAAATCTCTTCATCTTTGAGGCTGGGAACTCCTATCTTAAATATACCTCAGAATGTTCAGGTAATTGATCAGTCGCTTTTGGCTGATCAGCAAGTCAACTCAATGCTAGAAGGAGTTTCAAGAAATGTAAGTGGAGTAAGACGTATGGAACATTGGGATACGTATGCGTTGTTGTATATGCGTGGGTCTCAGGTTGCCGCTTTCCGAAATGGAATGAATGTTCAGATGCCGTGGGGGCCTTTAGCTGAAGACATGAGCATGGTAGACCGAATTGAATTTGTAAAAGGACCAGCCGGATTTATGTTAGCTAGCGGTGAGCCCAGCGGTTTTTATAATATTGTAACTAAGAAACCTACTGGCAATACTAAGGGGAGTACTTCTACCTCTTTAGGGAGCAACGACTTATATCGTGCAGCATTAGATGTTGATGGTATACTTACAAAAGATAAGAAGCTTCTTGTCAGATTAAATATGATGGGGCAGAGTGCTGGTTCTCACCGTCCGTATGAGTGGAGCAAGAAATATATTATTGCTCCTGTTCTGAGTTATAACTTTGACGATAAAACATCTTTGACTGCCGAATATACTTATCAGCATCAGCAAATGTCTGTTGTTGGTTCTAGTTATGTTTTCGGATTAAATGGATATGGTGAATTGCCTTATGACTTTACTACGGTTGAACCTAACCTTGATCCAACCAGTATTAACGATCATAGTTTATTTCTTACCTTGAATCATCAGTTTAATAAAGACTGGAAATTTACCGGACAACTCGCTTATTTAAATTTTAATCAGAAAGGTTCTTCTTTATGGCCTACATCATTGGACTTGGATGGAACGTTACATCGCCGCTTAACAATATGGGATGCTTTTAATGAAGCAAAACTCGGGCAATTCTTTGTTAATGGAAAAGTTACTACGGGTGGTATAAATCACCGCATTTTGGCCGGCCTTGATATGGGAAGTAAAAACTATATTGCTGATTGGGGACAAGCTTTTGATTTAGAAGGATCAGTTCCTTTTAATATATATAATCTACAACATGGAACACTCACTGCTTCCACACTTCCAAAGTTTGATAGAAGTCTTAGCCTTAGAGCTCGTGCCGGTAATAATATTGTAAATCAGAATTATACAGCATTATATGTTCAGGATGAACTTGGATTTTTTAATGATATTCTTCGTGTGACACTTGCGGGGCGTGTTACCAGAAATAAAACAAGTAGTTACGGAAGTAATACTGATGATACAAAATTCACTCCTCGAGTAGGAGTAAGCGCTGCTGTTGATAAGTCTACTTCTGTTTACGGATTATATGATCAGGCATTTGTCCCTCAGACAGGAACTGATTATACAGGAAAAGCTTTTGATCCTATTACCGGGAACAATCTTGAATTTGGGATAAAGAAAAATTGGTTTGATGGTTACTGGAATTCAACCGTCAGCGTATATAGAATAACAAAGAACAATGTATTAACAACCGATGAAAATCATCCGCAATATTCAGTTCAGTTAGGCCAGAGCCGTACTCAAGGTGTTGAATTCGACTTAAAAGGACGTCTGTTTAAAGGTATGAATGTGATTTTTAATTATGCGTATACAGATTCAAAGGTTACAAAAGACGCTGATATAAACAAAGTTGGACAAAGTATGGCTGGCACAACCAAACATATAACCAATGGTTGGGTAAACTACACAATTCAAGAAGGAGCCTTGGCTAATTTAGGATTTTCTTTAGGTTACCAATGGCAGCTAGATCGCTCAGCCTGGTATGTATTTAGTGGTACAAATTCAGAATTGCCTGATTATTTCAGAATGGATGGTGCTGTATCCTGGAAAAAAGATAAGATTTCTTTGTCGCTTAATGTGAATAATCTATTAAATGACTATCTTTATTCCGGTTCTCCTTATGGAAATTTCTATTATTGGCAAACAGAACCACTTCGTAATTTCCGTTTGAATTTAACATATAACTTCTAA
- a CDS encoding phosphatase PAP2 family protein — translation MALDLFKKVETQKGLFAVEKISLIYNLLTSILILFMFSQMSHPMQMLWDRIVIAVLTFCLMYLYRLAPCKFSAFVRIAVQMGLLSYWYPDTYELNRLFTNLDHIFASAEQFIFSCQPAVEFSKRLPYEWVSEPFNLGYFSYYPMILVVALYYFFHRYELFEKWSFVIVTSFFIYYFIYILLPVAGPQFYFPAIGMENVSHGIFPAIGNYFNFHHELLPGPDYAHGFFYSLVDGSQQVGERPTAAFPSSHVGMSTILMISAFRENKKLASFLLPFYILLCCATVYIQAHYLIDAIAGFVSAIFIYILTSKIYKKWFAEPLFR, via the coding sequence ATGGCTTTAGATTTGTTTAAGAAGGTTGAGACTCAGAAAGGGTTATTCGCCGTTGAGAAGATTTCGTTGATATATAATCTTCTGACATCAATATTGATTCTTTTTATGTTCTCTCAAATGAGTCATCCCATGCAAATGCTGTGGGATAGAATTGTAATTGCAGTATTAACCTTCTGCTTGATGTACCTTTATCGCCTTGCTCCTTGTAAATTTTCTGCTTTTGTAAGAATTGCAGTTCAAATGGGACTTCTTTCTTACTGGTATCCGGATACCTATGAGTTAAACCGATTATTTACTAATTTGGATCACATCTTTGCCTCTGCTGAACAGTTTATATTTAGTTGTCAGCCAGCTGTAGAGTTTAGTAAGCGCTTGCCTTACGAATGGGTAAGTGAACCTTTTAATCTGGGCTATTTTTCTTATTATCCAATGATTCTGGTTGTGGCATTATATTATTTCTTTCACCGATATGAGTTGTTTGAGAAATGGTCTTTTGTGATTGTTACTTCGTTTTTTATCTATTACTTTATTTATATTTTACTTCCGGTTGCCGGCCCTCAGTTTTATTTTCCTGCCATTGGTATGGAGAATGTGTCGCACGGAATATTCCCTGCTATAGGTAATTATTTTAATTTCCATCATGAACTACTTCCCGGACCAGATTATGCACACGGATTCTTTTATAGCTTGGTCGACGGATCACAGCAAGTGGGTGAACGCCCAACAGCAGCTTTCCCAAGTTCGCATGTAGGAATGTCCACTATATTAATGATCTCTGCTTTCAGGGAGAACAAAAAACTAGCCTCGTTCCTTTTGCCTTTCTACATTCTTCTTTGTTGCGCTACAGTATATATTCAGGCTCATTACCTGATTGATGCAATTGCAGGATTTGTCTCAGCTATCTTTATCTATATTCTTACATCAAAGATTTATAAGAAATGGTTTGCCGAACCATTATTTCGTTGA
- a CDS encoding PepSY-associated TM helix domain-containing protein, with protein sequence MISLKKAIKKIHLWLGLASGIVVFIVCVTGCLWVFNKEINSAFLPDMSVQNSGHLLPPSRLKTIAGAYCPGAEAVNVQYYKGKAAQLTLTKEKERTQLFVNPYTGAVIYKKGNSFDFFRFVLNGHRTLWLPKDIGHLVVNYGVMIFVITLLSGLVLWWPKSRKGLRNGTRFMWKKSTGSTKRLFDLHNVLGFYACIVLLAIGMTGMVWGLEWWSKGTYWITTGGAKLPDWGVAQSDTLKTGTKITPDKAVDYVFFKLLPEYPEAEGFQFGYASPEEASSSIYAAVYPDVDKYYNRDVFSFDRYTLKEIPQKGPYVGKYADAGFGDKLRRMNYDIHVGTIWGLPGKVIVFFAALIGATLPVTGFLLWWRRTQKKKKR encoded by the coding sequence ATGATTAGTTTAAAAAAAGCAATAAAGAAGATACATTTATGGTTGGGATTGGCTTCTGGAATCGTAGTGTTTATTGTCTGTGTTACAGGTTGTCTATGGGTGTTTAATAAAGAAATAAACAGCGCATTTCTTCCCGATATGTCTGTTCAGAATTCGGGACACCTGCTTCCTCCTTCCAGACTAAAGACTATTGCTGGGGCTTATTGCCCGGGGGCGGAAGCTGTGAATGTGCAATACTATAAGGGCAAAGCTGCTCAACTAACTTTAACGAAGGAAAAAGAAAGAACGCAGCTTTTTGTTAATCCTTATACAGGTGCTGTGATATATAAAAAGGGGAATTCCTTTGACTTTTTCCGTTTTGTTTTGAATGGACATCGCACTCTTTGGTTACCTAAAGATATAGGACATCTGGTTGTTAACTACGGAGTGATGATCTTCGTCATCACTCTATTATCAGGCTTGGTACTTTGGTGGCCTAAAAGCCGGAAAGGATTACGTAACGGAACTAGATTTATGTGGAAAAAGTCTACAGGGAGTACTAAGCGCCTGTTTGACTTACATAATGTTCTGGGTTTTTATGCCTGCATTGTATTATTGGCTATTGGAATGACAGGTATGGTTTGGGGATTGGAATGGTGGTCGAAAGGAACATATTGGATAACAACCGGAGGTGCGAAACTACCGGATTGGGGAGTTGCTCAGTCGGATACCCTTAAAACAGGAACAAAAATAACGCCGGACAAGGCTGTTGATTATGTTTTCTTTAAATTATTGCCTGAATATCCTGAAGCTGAAGGTTTTCAATTTGGTTATGCCAGCCCAGAAGAGGCATCTTCTTCCATATATGCTGCAGTTTATCCTGACGTAGATAAATATTATAACCGTGATGTTTTTTCATTCGACCGTTATACATTGAAGGAAATCCCTCAAAAAGGTCCTTATGTGGGTAAGTATGCTGATGCTGGTTTTGGAGATAAGCTTCGAAGAATGAATTATGATATCCATGTTGGAACTATATGGGGTTTACCCGGAAAAGTTATTGTGTTTTTTGCAGCCTTGATAGGTGCTACATTGCCGGTTACAGGTTTTCTGCTGTGGTGGAGACGTACACAAAAGAAAAAGAAACGTTGA